A stretch of Ipomoea triloba cultivar NCNSP0323 chromosome 11, ASM357664v1 DNA encodes these proteins:
- the LOC115997557 gene encoding U-box domain-containing protein 44-like → MDENSKPMSEISSEAEQRWSTDENTTESTSELSVFVEKLSPILAEMKEHKNLGIDPTVQKAIQSLEQEFMTAKALTKNLNINSSPLKQIDDQTENLGRSLGLVLFASHDMGISRRAEMEALRKEIMNSRSNFCSERESEFSYDLELASIPSKEIVEEEEEVEEDRITLDVDGIALQLKYGNDEELKQAIFGLNVLIGEGGVSKEALDNEDIIPIMFSRLSTSVAENRLAIIHTLRVLVNQNNDSKEKMAEIGCLSTLVKSLTGDVDEQREAVGLLSTLSELVSVRRRLGRIQGCIVMLVAIFNGEDQAASRDAGKLLNALSANTQYALHMAEAGYFKPLVHYLKEGSDMSKVLMATAVSRMELTDKNRASLGEDGAIHPLVKMFSTGNLESKQSALSALQNLSGLSENVQRLVNSGIVATLLQLLFSVTSVLMTLREPASAILAKIAHSEGLLVKPDVAQQMLSLLNLTSPVIQCHLLEALNCIASNSNASKVRRKMKENGAIRLLLPFLTETNAKIRTGALSLICLLSENMQGELTEQMDETHICIIANIVSSPSSEADEKAVAIGILSNLPVSDKKATSMLMNANLLPALVSLMNSSPAPSTQMSSRLAESIAGVLIRFTVPSDKKLQHYAADQGAIPVLVKLLASDSIIAKTRAAICLTQLSQNSLSLRKPRKPRWFCGPASTDGFCEVHDGYCSVKTTFCLIKAGAITPLVQVLEGPEREADEAVLSCISTLVHDESWEIGCKYLVKVKGVQCLVKVLGVGSIKAQEKALWILERVFRVEAYRVEHGECAQPLLIDLAQTGDAILKPTVAKLLAQLELLQAQSSYF, encoded by the exons ATGGACGAAAACAGCAAACCGATGTCGGAGATTTCCTCGGAGGCCGAGCAGCGGTGGTCAACTGACGAGAACACGACGGAGTCAACCTCAGAGCTCTCAGTCTTCGTGGAGAAACTGAGCCCAATTCTGGCCGAAATGAAGGAGCACAAGAATCTTGGGATTGATCCCACGGTCCAGAAGGCAATTCAATCACTAGAACAAGAATTCATGACCGCAAAAGCCTTAACCAAAAATCTAAACATCAATTCCTCGCCTCTGAAGCAAATTGATGACCAGACAGAGAATCTTGGGAGGTCTTTAGGGCTTGTGCTGTTTGCCAGCCATGATATGGGGATATCCAGGagagcagagatggaggctctGCGCAAAGAGATTATGAATTCCAGGTCTAATTTCTGCTCTGAGAGAGAGTCTGAGTTCTCATATGATCTGGAATTGGCATCCATTCCATCCAAGGAAATTgtggaagaagaagaggaagtagAAGAAGATAGGATCACATTAGATGTTGATGGTATTGCTTTGCAGCTAAAGTATGGCAATGATGAAGAACTCAAGCAGGCGATTTTCGGGTTGAATGTCTTGATTGGTGAGGGTGGAGTTAGTAAAGAAGCTCTTGATAATGAGGATATAATCCCAATCATGTTTAGTAGGTTAAGCACAAGTGTAGCAGAGAATAGATTGGCTATAATTCACACACTCAGAGTTCTGGTTAATCAGAACAATGACAGTAAG GAGAAGATGGCTGAGATTGGGTGCCTGTCGACGCTGGTTAAGTCGTTGACAGGGGACGTGGACGAGCAGCGAGAGGCGGTGGGGCTGCTGTCGACTCTCTCAGAGCTCGTGTCTGTTAGGAGAAGACTAGGGAGGATCCAGGGCTGCATTGTTATGCTGGTGGCCATTTTCAATGGTGAAGATCAGGCGGCTTCTCGCGATGCTGGGAAGTTGTTGAATGCCCTTTCTGCCAATACTCAATATGCTCTCCACATGGCTGAGGCTGGCTACTTCAAGCCTTTAGTCCACTACCTAAAGGAAG GTTCTGATATGAGTAAGGTACTTATGGCAACCGCGGTTTCAAGAATGGAGCTAACAGATAAAAACCGAGCTTCCCTAGGGGAAGATGGGGCAATTCATCCTCTAGTGAAGATGTTCAGCACTGGGAATCTCGAGTCGAAGCAATCTGCTTTGAGCGCGCTGCAAAACCTGTCAGGTCTGAGCGAGAACGTCCAGCGTTTGGTGAATTCGGGCATCGTGGCTACTCTTCTGCAGCTCCTTTTCTCTGTGACGTCGGTCCTAATGACCCTGCGCGAGCCAGCATCGGCAATTCTGGCGAAAATAGCTCATTCGGAAGGGTTGTTGGTGAAACCGGATGTGGCTCAACAGATGCTTTCGCTTCTGAACCTGACTAGTCCTGTCATCCAGTGCCATCTCCTGGAGGCGCTGAATTGTATTGCTTCGAATTCGAATGCTTCGAAAGTGAGGAGGAAAATGAAGGAAAACGGGGCGATCCGGCTGTTATTGCCTTTCCTTACTGAGACTAACGCCAAGATCAGAACCGGGGCTTTAAGTTTGATTTGTCTGCTCTCCGAGAATATGCAAGGGGAGCTGACAGAACAGATGGATGAGACTCACATTTGCATAATTGCCAACATTGTTTCTTCGCCATCATCCGAAGCCGATGAAAAGGCCGTGGCTATTGGAATCCTAAGCAATTTGCCCGTGAGTGACAAGAAGGCGACGAGTATGCTCATGAACGCAAACTTACTGCCCGCTTTAGTTTCATTGATGAATTCAAGCCCTGCACCTTCAACACAAATGTCGTCGAGGCTAGCTGAGAGCATTGCAGGAGTACTAATCCGGTTCACCGTTCCTTCTGACAAGAAACTGCAGCATTATGCTGCTGATCAAGGAGCCATTCCCGTTCTCGTCAAGCTACTCGCCTCGGATTCAATAATTGCCAAAACTAGAGCAGCAATTTGCCTGACACAACTCTCACAAAACTCTCTGTCGTTAAGGAAACCAAGAAAGCCGAGATGGTTCTGTGGCCCTGCCTCCACTGACGGCTTCTGTGAAGTCCACGACGGTTACTGCTCCGTCAAAACCACGTTCTGCTTGATCAAGGCGGGCGCGATAACGCCATTAGTCCAGGTACTGGAAGGGCCCGAGAGGGAAGCAGACGAGGCCGTGTTAAGCTGCATATCGACTCTGGTGCATGACGAAAGCTGGGAGATTGGGTGCAAGTACCTAGTGAAGGTAAAGGGGGTTCAGTGTTTGGTTAAAGTTCTGGGAGTGGGGAGCATTAAGGCTCAGGAGAAAGCTCTGTGGATTCTTGAAAGGGTTTTTAGGGTTGAGGCTTATAGAGTTGAGCATGGGGAATGTGCACAGCCATTGCTGATTGATCTGGCACAGACTGGGGATGCAATTCTGAAACCAACAGTGGCTAAGCTGCTGGCACAGCTTGAGCTCTTGCAAGCTCAATCAAGTTACTTCTGA